A DNA window from Ornithodoros turicata isolate Travis chromosome 10, ASM3712646v1, whole genome shotgun sequence contains the following coding sequences:
- the LOC135370325 gene encoding uncharacterized protein LOC135370325 isoform X2: MLDTMMPLTGDDNMKTSKPKYACDAFADSKDFLNALKKECLERKALTRVERLQNTDLLQNWSSYVAKVNHRHQSVKEEKIVTRPPLTPPPPQLNDSRAVDKVDEPVESAACNDSQTPNSGTNDSTGQGRIYFLSENYDDVSGDESTNARSLESTNGVNHEMIERFLPLVDAMEQVVPSDTEDVLEEGGLIIDDAEGPAKQQFTVEAKGQPVAEDSSTETDSREDASARRDEETEMDCAGTETTKEQPSEPRVKRARTSKVRKSRMVLDKLRSAERKGKRPGTYQRPVNERCMTNSQPKEKGSGSDVPSEDDSSTTTVDGTEYLSSSDDENNKPKAPETEETAAQRHGVKRLVRNAEELRKSIVKDSLNEESRYNRLVQELPGFNWLEQKIMGHTSVPVKAPLTAPPPLNGKEKCSDGEVKGSPSVDILSRSMSEIQDEVCTETNEGETIKCVSTQTELSRNTPTSGYADQTSISKMDFKSRPPFIGGTLCSASLSPPSHPRFVKVPEGTVNPQESGKTWQPPHHPPGIPNGIGRQRGYGIRSPNNSDTDIMYIGEVGKDTRNENRKYPGAENHAQASHPPQPVPRPNEGLQHAMAFDAQQRALVEAQRQLFPWFYRPDGSGPPPLSPTGVPQGPLHGLTEMCQQGSAVPNAACMSDRMYGPPYIRMAQKAYQSVPLVPHGDGSARMNPMFSYFGLPRVFMPPYQRPSVQQPNDGHVTNGGTSAPQDKSTVGLRVPKSSELQKELQKNQRDLKPTQDRVSHPSRPSVAVAPQYNAQPPYPTPRRPSADRVNTMRTPPEAHCASPTKRTECAELPPLTIVRSQPTLRQEPATISPATPERHTPDKNDVTQSPEQELRKRKEELQYLDHLASQKEAEYERLVHMRAEKLRMLTELENRIRATNETEKQQAQKSPPTIVPLVPYFHQGTRAYKEPRSDSEGSHPPRPRPKYDNELQTSKAPQNASTPPRSIPGHQYPIHSPPTTAIPVMSAANIPVAVPLIGRGMLNVRSIDIPREIPPVVLHENAAPPGSENRSYYTSGYHRRASPTVPQNPQVKRAHSATDVQKQQEESRRMPAPPQPPPTIQRPFPQRAGKPSPVPAETRSVPLTFKEGHRPDLAAYYGQQNYPLAYYYGGAKTAEHLPYPGVQTYGGAVAHGTTGASHQAAGYPTVWRDYGVAVRGKFTHPTAPDQKERPMDPNSHRGVGADAKSSSRPSDEERAFYEQELARDVARMASNALTREAAYGTHQERSQRYAPQNPQKTQPAKEEPSKCALCGKYAQYLCSGCQSVWYCGQQCQKSNWSNHSSQCHNVKRSTGQVHDNQPRAQWSSKPDHDTDVHKAGRNETL, encoded by the exons ATGTTGGATACCATGATGCCTTTGACCGGAGACGATAACATGAAGACTTCGAAGCCAAAGTACGCTTGCGACGCCTTCGCTGACAGCAAGGACTTTTTGAACGCCTTGAAAAAAGAATGCCTCGAACGCAAAGCCCTGACCCGAGTGGAGCGCCTGCAGAACACGGACTTGCTTCAGAACTGGTCCTCGTACGTAGCGAAAGTCAACCACCGTCACCAAAGTGTAAAAGAGGAAAAGATCGTGACAAGACCACCTCTCACTCCACCGCCACCACAGCTGAACGACAGCAGAGCCGTGGACAAAGTTGATGAACCCGTCGAAAGCGCTGCCTGTAACGATTCCCAAACGCCCAACAGTGGTACTAATGATTCAACGGGCCAAGGCCGCATCTACTTCTTGAGTGAGAACTACGACGACGTATCTGGTGACGAATCAACGAACGCGAGGTCACTTGAATCTACGAATGGAGTCAACCACGAAATGATCGAAAGGTTCTTGCCCCTGGTTGACGCTATGGAGCAAGTCGTACCTTCCGACACGGAAGATGTTCTAGAAGAAGGAGGGCTCATTATCGACGACGCGGAAGGCCCAGCTAAGCAACAGTTTACCGTCGAAGCGAAGGGCCAACCGGTGGCTGAAGACTCGTCCACGGAAACCGACAGCAGAGAGGACGCGTCGGCGCGACGTGATGAAGAAACAGAAATGGACTGCGCGGGGACCGAAACTACCAAGGAACAACCGTCGGAGCCAAGGGTGAAACGGGCGAGGACTTCGAAAGTGCGCAAATCAAGGATGGTTTTGGACAAGTTGAGGAGcgcagaaaggaaaggaaaaaggcCTGGAACTTATCAACGCCCTGTGAATGAAAG GTGCATGACGAACAGTCAACCGAAGGAAAAGGGCAGCGGGTCTGATGTGCCATCCGAGGACGATTCAAGCACGACGACTGTCGACGGAACAGAGTACCTGAGCAGTTCGGACGACGAAAATAACAAGCCCAAGGCACCCGAGACCGAGGAGACTGCTGCCCAGCGACATG GAGTCAAGAGGCTTGTGAGGAACGCCGAGGAACTTCGCAAGAGCATCGTCAAAGATTCTCTGAATGAAGAATCCAGATATAATCGACTGGTACAAGAACTTCCGGGGTTCAACTGGCTCGAGCAGAAGATCATGGGCCACACTTCTGTGCCCGTGAAAGCTCCGCTCACGGCACCTCCACCGCTCAACGGGAAAGAG AAATGTTCCGACGGAGAAGTCAAGGGTTCCCCCTCTGTTGACATCCTCAGCAGATCGATGTCGGAGATTCAGGATGAAGTTTGCACAGAGACGAACGAAGGGGAAACGATAAA ATGCGTCTCAACCCAGACCGAGCTCTCACGGAACACTCCCACATCAG GTTATGCGGACCAAACTTCAATCTCGAAGATGGATTTCAAATCCAGGCCGCCTTTCATAGGTGGCACTCTCTGTTCAGCTTCGCTGTCTCCGCCGTCACATCCGAGATTTGTTAAGGTCCCGGAGGGAACCGTTAACCCGCAGGAAAGTGGGAAAACATGGCAACCTCCCCACCACCCTCCAGGAATCCCCAACGGAATAGGGAGGCAGCGAGGGTACGGAATACGCTCTCCAAACAACA GTGACACGGACATTATGTACATAGGAGAAGTCGGGAAGGATACGAGGAACGAGAACCGGAAGTACCCTGGTGCAGAAAACCACGCTCAAGCTTCACATCCCCCACAACCCGTACCACGACCGAATGAAGGGCTGCAACACGCCATGGCGTTCGACGCTCAACAAAGGGCTCTAGTCGAAGCCCAGCGCCAACTCTTCCCTTGGTTTTACCGACCAGATGGTAGCGGCCCTCCACCCCTATCTCCAACAGGAGTTCCACAAGGTCCACTACACGGACTCACAGAGATGTGCCAGCAAGGCTCTGCAGTTCCAAATGCCGCTTGTATGTCGGACCGAATGTATGGCCCACCTTACATCCGGATGGCACAGAAGGCGTACCAGTCCGTTCCGCTTGTTCCGCATGGTGACGGGTCCGCCCGAATGAATCCTATGTTCTCGTACTTTGGGTTGCCCCGTGTCTTTATGCCCCCTTACCAGCGGCCAAGTGTTCAGCAGCCGAACGACGGTCACGTGACGAATGGTGGAACCAGTGCTCCTCAGGACAAGAGTACCGTTGGCCTAAGGGTGCCAAAGAGCAGTGAGCTTCAAAAAGAACTACAAAAGAACCAGAGGGACCTTAAACCAACTCAGGATCGTGTGTCTCATCCGTCGAGACCATCCGTTGCTGTCGCTCCTCAATACAACGCTCAGCCACCGTATCCTACACCTCGGCGACCCTCGGCTGACCGTGTGAACACCATGAGGACTCCTCCCGAAGCGCACTGCGCGAGCCCAACGAAACGCACGGAGTGCGCCGAACTTCCTCCGCTGACGATTGTTCGTTCCCAACCCACGTTACGCCAAGAACCAGCAACAATTTCGCCGGCCACTCCCGAAAGACACACTCCGGACAAGAACGACGTTACGCAGAGCCCGGAGCAAGAGTTGCGCAAGAGGAAAGAGGAGCTGCAGTACTTGGACCACCTCGCCTCGCAAAAGGAGGCAGAATACGAGCGACTTGTTCACATGAGAGCCGAGAAGCTACGGATGTTGACGGAACTTGAGAATCGCATAAGGGCTACGAATGAGACCGAAAAGCAGCAGGCGCAGAAGAGCCCTCCCACCATTGTGCCGCTTGTTCCGTACTTTCACCAGGGCACGCGGGCCTACAAAGAGCCGAGATCAGACTCCGAAGGCTCCCACCCTCCCAGGCCCCGTCCGAAGTACGACAACGAACTGCAAACTTCGAAAGCACCGCAAAATGCCTCGACACCTCCCCGCAGTATCCCGGGACACCAATATCCAATACACTCACCCCCTACCACTGCCATACCCGTGATGTCAGCTGCGAACATACCTGTCGCAGTGCCTTTGATAGGAAGGGGGATGCTTAACGTTAGGAGCATTGACATTCCCCGCGAAATTCCACCAGTAGTTCTGCACGAAAACGCCGCACCTCCGGGATCGGAGAATAGGTCCTACTACACCAGTGGTTACCACAGACGTGCTTCTCCGACTGTGCCTCAAAATCCGCAAGTGAAACGCGCTCACTCTGCGACGGACGTGCAGAAGCAGCAGGAAGAATCTCGCCGAATGCCCGCACCTCCTCAGCCTCCCCCAACTATCCAGAGGCCGTTTCCGCAACGAGCCGGCAAGCCTTCTCCTGTGCCCGCTGAAACGCGTAGTGTACCCTTGACTTTCAAAGAAGGACACCGTCCGGACCTTGCTGCGTATTACGGCCAACAAAATTATCCCCTCGCGTATTACTACGGGGGGGCGAAAACCGCGGAACATTTGCCTTACCCCGGTGTACAGACATATGGCGGTGCCGTTGCCCATGGAACAACCGGTGCGTCACACCAAGCGGCAGGCTACCCGACCGTGTGGAGAGACTATGGTGTAGCAGTGCGTGGCAAGTTTACCCACCCTACCGCTCCGGACCAAAAAGAACGGCCTATGGATCCAAACTCTCACAGAGGTGTCGGTGCCGACGCGAAGTCTTCTAGTCGTCCCTCCGACGAAGAGCGTGCCTTTTATGAGCAGGAACTGGCGAGGGATGTTGCTCGCATGGCTTCTAATGCACTTACTCGGGAGGCAGCGTACGGAACCCACCAGGAACGTAGCCAACGATATGCTCCTCAAAACCCTCAG
- the LOC135370325 gene encoding uncharacterized protein LOC135370325 isoform X1 produces the protein MLDTMMPLTGDDNMKTSKPKYACDAFADSKDFLNALKKECLERKALTRVERLQNTDLLQNWSSYVAKVNHRHQSVKEEKIVTRPPLTPPPPQLNDSRAVDKVDEPVESAACNDSQTPNSGTNDSTGQGRIYFLSENYDDVSGDESTNARSLESTNGVNHEMIERFLPLVDAMEQVVPSDTEDVLEEGGLIIDDAEGPAKQQFTVEAKGQPVAEDSSTETDSREDASARRDEETEMDCAGTETTKEQPSEPRVKRARTSKVRKSRMVLDKLRSAERKGKRPGTYQRPVNERCMTNSQPKEKGSGSDVPSEDDSSTTTVDGTEYLSSSDDENNKPKAPETEETAAQRHGVKRLVRNAEELRKSIVKDSLNEESRYNRLVQELPGFNWLEQKIMGHTSVPVKAPLTAPPPLNGKEKCSDGEVKGSPSVDILSRSMSEIQDEVCTETNEGETIKCVSTQTELSRNTPTSGYADQTSISKMDFKSRPPFIGGTLCSASLSPPSHPRFVKVPEGTVNPQESGKTWQPPHHPPGIPNGIGRQRGYGIRSPNNSDTDIMYIGEVGKDTRNENRKYPGAENHAQASHPPQPVPRPNEGLQHAMAFDAQQRALVEAQRQLFPWFYRPDGSGPPPLSPTGVPQGPLHGLTEMCQQGSAVPNAACMSDRMYGPPYIRMAQKAYQSVPLVPHGDGSARMNPMFSYFGLPRVFMPPYQRPSVQQPNDGHVTNGGTSAPQDKSTVGLRVPKSSELQKELQKNQRDLKPTQDRVSHPSRPSVAVAPQYNAQPPYPTPRRPSADRVNTMRTPPEAHCASPTKRTECAELPPLTIVRSQPTLRQEPATISPATPERHTPDKNDVTQSPEQELRKRKEELQYLDHLASQKEAEYERLVHMRAEKLRMLTELENRIRATNETEKQQAQKSPPTIVPLVPYFHQGTRAYKEPRSDSEGSHPPRPRPKYDNELQTSKAPQNASTPPRSIPGHQYPIHSPPTTAIPVMSAANIPVAVPLIGRGMLNVRSIDIPREIPPVVLHENAAPPGSENRSYYTSGYHRRASPTVPQNPQVKRAHSATDVQKQQEESRRMPAPPQPPPTIQRPFPQRAGKPSPVPAETRSVPLTFKEGHRPDLAAYYGQQNYPLAYYYGGAKTAEHLPYPGVQTYGGAVAHGTTGASHQAAGYPTVWRDYGVAVRGKFTHPTAPDQKERPMDPNSHRGVGADAKSSSRPSDEERAFYEQELARDVARMASNALTREAAYGTHQERSQRYAPQNPQGRGVNWKAVGFLEKYLNEVIPTRRHNQRKKNPANAPCAGSTRSTFVPVASRSGTVANSARKATGATIRASATTSSDRRDKSMTTSRVHNGRQSPTMTPTSTRPAEMKRCEEG, from the exons ATGTTGGATACCATGATGCCTTTGACCGGAGACGATAACATGAAGACTTCGAAGCCAAAGTACGCTTGCGACGCCTTCGCTGACAGCAAGGACTTTTTGAACGCCTTGAAAAAAGAATGCCTCGAACGCAAAGCCCTGACCCGAGTGGAGCGCCTGCAGAACACGGACTTGCTTCAGAACTGGTCCTCGTACGTAGCGAAAGTCAACCACCGTCACCAAAGTGTAAAAGAGGAAAAGATCGTGACAAGACCACCTCTCACTCCACCGCCACCACAGCTGAACGACAGCAGAGCCGTGGACAAAGTTGATGAACCCGTCGAAAGCGCTGCCTGTAACGATTCCCAAACGCCCAACAGTGGTACTAATGATTCAACGGGCCAAGGCCGCATCTACTTCTTGAGTGAGAACTACGACGACGTATCTGGTGACGAATCAACGAACGCGAGGTCACTTGAATCTACGAATGGAGTCAACCACGAAATGATCGAAAGGTTCTTGCCCCTGGTTGACGCTATGGAGCAAGTCGTACCTTCCGACACGGAAGATGTTCTAGAAGAAGGAGGGCTCATTATCGACGACGCGGAAGGCCCAGCTAAGCAACAGTTTACCGTCGAAGCGAAGGGCCAACCGGTGGCTGAAGACTCGTCCACGGAAACCGACAGCAGAGAGGACGCGTCGGCGCGACGTGATGAAGAAACAGAAATGGACTGCGCGGGGACCGAAACTACCAAGGAACAACCGTCGGAGCCAAGGGTGAAACGGGCGAGGACTTCGAAAGTGCGCAAATCAAGGATGGTTTTGGACAAGTTGAGGAGcgcagaaaggaaaggaaaaaggcCTGGAACTTATCAACGCCCTGTGAATGAAAG GTGCATGACGAACAGTCAACCGAAGGAAAAGGGCAGCGGGTCTGATGTGCCATCCGAGGACGATTCAAGCACGACGACTGTCGACGGAACAGAGTACCTGAGCAGTTCGGACGACGAAAATAACAAGCCCAAGGCACCCGAGACCGAGGAGACTGCTGCCCAGCGACATG GAGTCAAGAGGCTTGTGAGGAACGCCGAGGAACTTCGCAAGAGCATCGTCAAAGATTCTCTGAATGAAGAATCCAGATATAATCGACTGGTACAAGAACTTCCGGGGTTCAACTGGCTCGAGCAGAAGATCATGGGCCACACTTCTGTGCCCGTGAAAGCTCCGCTCACGGCACCTCCACCGCTCAACGGGAAAGAG AAATGTTCCGACGGAGAAGTCAAGGGTTCCCCCTCTGTTGACATCCTCAGCAGATCGATGTCGGAGATTCAGGATGAAGTTTGCACAGAGACGAACGAAGGGGAAACGATAAA ATGCGTCTCAACCCAGACCGAGCTCTCACGGAACACTCCCACATCAG GTTATGCGGACCAAACTTCAATCTCGAAGATGGATTTCAAATCCAGGCCGCCTTTCATAGGTGGCACTCTCTGTTCAGCTTCGCTGTCTCCGCCGTCACATCCGAGATTTGTTAAGGTCCCGGAGGGAACCGTTAACCCGCAGGAAAGTGGGAAAACATGGCAACCTCCCCACCACCCTCCAGGAATCCCCAACGGAATAGGGAGGCAGCGAGGGTACGGAATACGCTCTCCAAACAACA GTGACACGGACATTATGTACATAGGAGAAGTCGGGAAGGATACGAGGAACGAGAACCGGAAGTACCCTGGTGCAGAAAACCACGCTCAAGCTTCACATCCCCCACAACCCGTACCACGACCGAATGAAGGGCTGCAACACGCCATGGCGTTCGACGCTCAACAAAGGGCTCTAGTCGAAGCCCAGCGCCAACTCTTCCCTTGGTTTTACCGACCAGATGGTAGCGGCCCTCCACCCCTATCTCCAACAGGAGTTCCACAAGGTCCACTACACGGACTCACAGAGATGTGCCAGCAAGGCTCTGCAGTTCCAAATGCCGCTTGTATGTCGGACCGAATGTATGGCCCACCTTACATCCGGATGGCACAGAAGGCGTACCAGTCCGTTCCGCTTGTTCCGCATGGTGACGGGTCCGCCCGAATGAATCCTATGTTCTCGTACTTTGGGTTGCCCCGTGTCTTTATGCCCCCTTACCAGCGGCCAAGTGTTCAGCAGCCGAACGACGGTCACGTGACGAATGGTGGAACCAGTGCTCCTCAGGACAAGAGTACCGTTGGCCTAAGGGTGCCAAAGAGCAGTGAGCTTCAAAAAGAACTACAAAAGAACCAGAGGGACCTTAAACCAACTCAGGATCGTGTGTCTCATCCGTCGAGACCATCCGTTGCTGTCGCTCCTCAATACAACGCTCAGCCACCGTATCCTACACCTCGGCGACCCTCGGCTGACCGTGTGAACACCATGAGGACTCCTCCCGAAGCGCACTGCGCGAGCCCAACGAAACGCACGGAGTGCGCCGAACTTCCTCCGCTGACGATTGTTCGTTCCCAACCCACGTTACGCCAAGAACCAGCAACAATTTCGCCGGCCACTCCCGAAAGACACACTCCGGACAAGAACGACGTTACGCAGAGCCCGGAGCAAGAGTTGCGCAAGAGGAAAGAGGAGCTGCAGTACTTGGACCACCTCGCCTCGCAAAAGGAGGCAGAATACGAGCGACTTGTTCACATGAGAGCCGAGAAGCTACGGATGTTGACGGAACTTGAGAATCGCATAAGGGCTACGAATGAGACCGAAAAGCAGCAGGCGCAGAAGAGCCCTCCCACCATTGTGCCGCTTGTTCCGTACTTTCACCAGGGCACGCGGGCCTACAAAGAGCCGAGATCAGACTCCGAAGGCTCCCACCCTCCCAGGCCCCGTCCGAAGTACGACAACGAACTGCAAACTTCGAAAGCACCGCAAAATGCCTCGACACCTCCCCGCAGTATCCCGGGACACCAATATCCAATACACTCACCCCCTACCACTGCCATACCCGTGATGTCAGCTGCGAACATACCTGTCGCAGTGCCTTTGATAGGAAGGGGGATGCTTAACGTTAGGAGCATTGACATTCCCCGCGAAATTCCACCAGTAGTTCTGCACGAAAACGCCGCACCTCCGGGATCGGAGAATAGGTCCTACTACACCAGTGGTTACCACAGACGTGCTTCTCCGACTGTGCCTCAAAATCCGCAAGTGAAACGCGCTCACTCTGCGACGGACGTGCAGAAGCAGCAGGAAGAATCTCGCCGAATGCCCGCACCTCCTCAGCCTCCCCCAACTATCCAGAGGCCGTTTCCGCAACGAGCCGGCAAGCCTTCTCCTGTGCCCGCTGAAACGCGTAGTGTACCCTTGACTTTCAAAGAAGGACACCGTCCGGACCTTGCTGCGTATTACGGCCAACAAAATTATCCCCTCGCGTATTACTACGGGGGGGCGAAAACCGCGGAACATTTGCCTTACCCCGGTGTACAGACATATGGCGGTGCCGTTGCCCATGGAACAACCGGTGCGTCACACCAAGCGGCAGGCTACCCGACCGTGTGGAGAGACTATGGTGTAGCAGTGCGTGGCAAGTTTACCCACCCTACCGCTCCGGACCAAAAAGAACGGCCTATGGATCCAAACTCTCACAGAGGTGTCGGTGCCGACGCGAAGTCTTCTAGTCGTCCCTCCGACGAAGAGCGTGCCTTTTATGAGCAGGAACTGGCGAGGGATGTTGCTCGCATGGCTTCTAATGCACTTACTCGGGAGGCAGCGTACGGAACCCACCAGGAACGTAGCCAACGATATGCTCCTCAAAACCCTCAG GGCCGAGGTGTCAACTGGAAAGCTGTAGGGTTCCTTGAGAAATACCTGAACGAGGTGATTCCAACAAG